The Gemmatimonadaceae bacterium genome has a segment encoding these proteins:
- a CDS encoding AMP-binding protein, whose amino-acid sequence MHLTELFTFSFRSRADRVGLEYATGDGSIASLTFGELDARASRMAHELTVRGLEKGDRLCIHLPNSVEFIDIFLACTRLGIVLVPINVLYRERELRHIIADSEPKGVIVRRDSDAVYPSDAPIWYLDDVADGAGMRAATHPDVSIDGDDPALIIYTSGTTGTAKGAVLTHNNLASNGITLATVWRFSEADRYVAMLPLFHVHGLGNGLHCWLISGCRMRLLERFDHHTTPALLAEFKPTVVFGVPTIYVRLLDERCVSDAQAAAIASDARLFVSGSAPLPAHVHEAFRARFGHTIVERYGMSEALMIVSNPYDGERRAGSVGTPLPGVSARLVGEDGSVLGVDEVGEVEIRSPHLFSGYWRRPDATAAAFHDGWFRTGDLGTRTADGYYTLRGRKGDLIISGGFNIYPREIEELLVEDPRVREATVVGMPDDVRGEVPIAYVCADDTLDLTELERLCRTQLASFKVPRRFVRLETLPRTALGKVQKHLLPRTSS is encoded by the coding sequence ATGCACCTCACTGAACTTTTCACCTTCTCGTTTCGCAGCCGGGCCGACCGCGTCGGATTGGAGTACGCGACCGGCGATGGCTCGATCGCGTCGCTCACCTTCGGCGAGCTCGACGCCCGCGCGAGCCGCATGGCGCACGAACTTACGGTGCGCGGGCTCGAGAAGGGCGATCGGCTGTGCATCCATCTGCCGAATTCCGTCGAGTTCATCGACATCTTCCTCGCCTGCACGCGGCTCGGCATCGTGCTCGTGCCGATCAACGTGTTGTATCGCGAGCGCGAGCTGCGGCACATCATCGCCGACTCCGAACCCAAGGGCGTGATCGTGCGACGCGATTCGGACGCGGTGTATCCGAGCGATGCGCCGATCTGGTATCTCGACGACGTCGCTGACGGCGCGGGGATGCGCGCCGCGACACACCCCGACGTTTCAATCGACGGCGACGACCCGGCGCTCATCATCTACACATCGGGCACGACCGGCACCGCGAAGGGCGCGGTGCTGACGCACAACAATCTCGCGTCGAATGGCATCACGCTCGCGACGGTGTGGCGCTTCTCGGAAGCCGATCGCTACGTCGCGATGCTGCCGCTCTTTCACGTCCACGGACTCGGCAACGGTCTGCACTGCTGGCTGATCAGCGGCTGCCGAATGCGATTGCTCGAGCGCTTCGATCACCACACGACACCGGCTCTGCTCGCCGAGTTCAAGCCGACGGTCGTCTTTGGCGTGCCGACGATCTATGTGCGATTGCTCGACGAGCGATGCGTCTCCGACGCGCAAGCCGCGGCAATCGCGAGCGATGCCCGTCTGTTCGTATCGGGCTCGGCGCCACTGCCGGCGCACGTCCACGAGGCATTTCGCGCGCGCTTCGGCCACACGATCGTCGAGCGTTACGGGATGAGCGAGGCGTTGATGATCGTCAGCAATCCGTACGACGGCGAACGTCGTGCAGGTTCCGTCGGCACGCCGCTGCCCGGCGTCTCGGCGCGACTCGTCGGCGAAGATGGAAGCGTGCTCGGCGTCGACGAGGTTGGCGAAGTCGAAATTCGGTCGCCGCATCTCTTCTCCGGATATTGGCGGCGTCCGGACGCAACCGCGGCGGCGTTTCACGATGGCTGGTTTCGCACCGGCGATCTCGGCACCCGCACGGCGGACGGCTACTACACGCTCCGCGGCCGCAAGGGTGATCTCATCATCAGCGGCGGCTTCAACATTTATCCTCGCGAGATAGAAGAATTATTGGTCGAGGATCCGCGCGTGCGCGAGGCAACGGTGGTCGGCATGCCCGACGACGTCCGCGGCGAAGTTCCGATTGCGTACGTCTGCGCCGACGACACACTCGACTTGACGGAGCTCGAACGACTATGCCGGACACAACTCGCGTCGTTCAAGGTGCCACGCCGCTTCGTGCGTCTGGAGACGCTGCCGCGGACGGCGCTGGGCAAAGTGCAGAAGCATCTCTTGCCGCGGACGTCATCCTGA
- a CDS encoding MFS transporter produces MNRQQIAGFWAAWGGWLLDGMDSVIYALVLAPALTELLPRSGMTASPANIGFVGSILFAVFLAGWGSSFVWGPIADKFGRTRSLAATILMYAIFTGLAAFSTNVWQLGIFRFFAGVGVGGEWSMAGTYVAEAWPEDRRAMGAGYLQTGYYFGFFVAAALNYTVGAHFGWRAMFLCGFVPVIVSLYTFSNIRESPRWKAHETEAKRAHPLREIFGAEYRRRTMVNAALLTVAIIGLWAGAVYEPTAIVTLAKKAGMTAAGAAKMVSVGTGVLSVGTILGCICLPVVAERWGRRLTLALYFVGMMITIPLAFGWAFYLEHGLVPFIVILFFMGFAGGNFAAFSLWLPEQYDTRVRATAFAFTTSVGRFVGAGVNFLLAGMVLRMGTLGVPVAWTGVVFGLGVLVVPLAIETRGKGLPA; encoded by the coding sequence TTGAATCGCCAGCAGATCGCCGGCTTCTGGGCAGCATGGGGCGGTTGGCTCCTCGACGGCATGGATTCGGTGATCTACGCGCTGGTTCTCGCACCCGCGTTGACGGAATTGCTGCCGCGTTCAGGCATGACGGCGTCGCCCGCGAACATCGGGTTCGTCGGCTCGATTCTGTTCGCGGTGTTTCTGGCAGGCTGGGGTTCGTCGTTCGTGTGGGGACCGATCGCCGACAAGTTCGGCCGCACGCGCTCGCTCGCCGCGACGATCCTGATGTACGCGATCTTCACCGGCCTCGCCGCATTTTCGACGAACGTCTGGCAACTCGGCATCTTCCGTTTTTTCGCCGGTGTCGGCGTGGGCGGCGAATGGTCGATGGCCGGAACCTATGTCGCCGAAGCGTGGCCGGAGGACCGGCGTGCGATGGGCGCCGGCTATCTCCAGACGGGCTACTACTTCGGCTTCTTCGTCGCGGCCGCGCTCAACTACACCGTCGGCGCGCATTTCGGCTGGCGCGCGATGTTCCTGTGCGGTTTCGTGCCTGTCATAGTCTCATTATACACGTTTTCTAATATCCGCGAATCGCCGCGCTGGAAGGCGCACGAGACCGAAGCCAAGCGCGCGCATCCACTGCGCGAGATCTTCGGGGCCGAGTATAGGCGGCGAACTATGGTCAATGCGGCGCTGCTGACGGTGGCGATCATCGGACTGTGGGCCGGCGCCGTCTATGAGCCGACGGCGATCGTGACGCTGGCGAAGAAGGCGGGTATGACGGCGGCCGGCGCGGCGAAAATGGTCTCGGTCGGCACCGGCGTCCTGTCGGTCGGTACGATACTCGGCTGCATCTGCCTGCCGGTGGTGGCCGAGCGGTGGGGGCGGAGGCTGACGCTGGCATTGTACTTCGTGGGGATGATGATCACGATTCCGCTGGCGTTCGGCTGGGCGTTCTATCTGGAGCATGGACTGGTTCCGTTCATCGTGATTCTGTTCTTCATGGGATTCGCCGGCGGGAACTTCGCGGCGTTCAGCTTGTGGTTGCCGGAGCAGTACGACACGCGGGTGAGAGCGACGGCGTTTGCGTTCACGACGTCTGTCGGGCGATTTGTTGGAGCCGGCGTCAACTTTTTGCTCGCGGGGATGGTGTTGAGGATGGGGACGTTGGGAGTGCCGGTGGCGTGGACGGGGGTAGTGTTTGGCCTGGGCGTGCTGGTCGTGCCGCTGGCGATTGAGACGAGAGGGAAAGGTCTGCCCGCCTAG